A single genomic interval of Sphaerodactylus townsendi isolate TG3544 linkage group LG08, MPM_Stown_v2.3, whole genome shotgun sequence harbors:
- the WBP1L gene encoding WW domain binding protein 1-like isoform X2, with protein MKGRKVRLPPNGSRGMGGDKETCIGIHNQSYICETGHCCGQSQCCNYYYELWWFWLVWTIIIILSCCCVCHHRRAKHRLQAQQRQHEINLIAYREAHNYSTLPFYFRFLPNYLLPPYEEVVNRPPTPPPPYSALHQQCIPPGSGSAAPDMRNLQPAQTGSLGAAGSNNGSLDSTAPSSIGGLESSTPLVERPSTKEPSGEPSGAGLGEMADCMSCSGKEPECKEELLKDYNSESLDQNGTFPDAKDKTPGRHRRFTGDSGIEICICNQDHHDGDLKELDGFLDDGSMDFCDSCSGHPLHGNEEDGLFSASDEQHRDHSHHHLPRQPVCVLLNTINEQDSPNTHANTSPS; from the exons GATAAAGAAACCTGCATAGGAATCCACAATCAAAGTTATATCTGTGAAACAGGCCATTGCTGTGGACAGTCCCAGTGCTGCAATTATTATTATGAGCTCTGGT GGTTCTGGTTAGTGTGGACGATCATCATTATACTGAGTTGCTGTTGTGTCTGCCATCACCGACGTGCCAAACACAGACTCCAAGCACAACAGAGGCAGCATGAAATTAACCTGATTGCCTATCGCGAAGCTCATAACTACTCTACTCTACCATTTTATTTCC GATTTTTGCCAAATTATTTACTACCTCCCTATGAGGAAGTGGTGAACCGACCTCcgacccctcccccaccatataGTGCCTTACATCAGCAATGCATCCCGCCTGGCAGTGGCAGTGCGGCACCAGACATGAGAAACCTCCAGCCAGCCCAGACAGGCTCTCTGGGTGCAGCGGGAAGCAATAATGGAAGCTTAGACAGCACTGCGCCCTCCAGCATTGGAGGTCTGGAATCCTCGACTCCGCTAGTTGAGCGACCGTCCACCAAAGAGCCAAGCGGAGAGCCAAGCGGTGCAGGATTAGGAGAGATGGCCGACTGCATGTCCTGTTCTGGTAAGGAGCCTGAGTGCAAGGAAGAACTGCTTAAGGACTACAACTCTGAAAGCTTAGACCAGAACGGCACTTTCCCAGATGCAAAGGACAAGACACCTGGCAGGCACCGACGCTTCACGGGTGACTCAGGCATTGAAATCTGCATATGTAACCAGGACCACCATGATGGTGATCTCAAGGAGTTGGATGGGTTCCTTGATGATGGATCCATGGACTTCTGCGATAGCTGCAGTGGCCACCCTCTGCATGGAAACGAGGAAGACGGGCTTTTCAGTGCCTCTGATGAGCAGCACCGAGACCATAGCCACCATCACCTCCCACGGCAGCCCGTGTGTGTGCTTCTGAACACCATAAATGAGCAGGACTCCCCGAACACTCATGCCAACACATCTCCTAGCTAA
- the WBP1L gene encoding WW domain binding protein 1-like isoform X3, translating to MPFLLGLRQDKETCIGIHNQSYICETGHCCGQSQCCNYYYELWWFWLVWTIIIILSCCCVCHHRRAKHRLQAQQRQHEINLIAYREAHNYSTLPFYFRFLPNYLLPPYEEVVNRPPTPPPPYSALHQQCIPPGSGSAAPDMRNLQPAQTGSLGAAGSNNGSLDSTAPSSIGGLESSTPLVERPSTKEPSGEPSGAGLGEMADCMSCSGKEPECKEELLKDYNSESLDQNGTFPDAKDKTPGRHRRFTGDSGIEICICNQDHHDGDLKELDGFLDDGSMDFCDSCSGHPLHGNEEDGLFSASDEQHRDHSHHHLPRQPVCVLLNTINEQDSPNTHANTSPS from the exons ATGCCTTTCCTTTTGGGCTTGCGGCAG GATAAAGAAACCTGCATAGGAATCCACAATCAAAGTTATATCTGTGAAACAGGCCATTGCTGTGGACAGTCCCAGTGCTGCAATTATTATTATGAGCTCTGGT GGTTCTGGTTAGTGTGGACGATCATCATTATACTGAGTTGCTGTTGTGTCTGCCATCACCGACGTGCCAAACACAGACTCCAAGCACAACAGAGGCAGCATGAAATTAACCTGATTGCCTATCGCGAAGCTCATAACTACTCTACTCTACCATTTTATTTCC GATTTTTGCCAAATTATTTACTACCTCCCTATGAGGAAGTGGTGAACCGACCTCcgacccctcccccaccatataGTGCCTTACATCAGCAATGCATCCCGCCTGGCAGTGGCAGTGCGGCACCAGACATGAGAAACCTCCAGCCAGCCCAGACAGGCTCTCTGGGTGCAGCGGGAAGCAATAATGGAAGCTTAGACAGCACTGCGCCCTCCAGCATTGGAGGTCTGGAATCCTCGACTCCGCTAGTTGAGCGACCGTCCACCAAAGAGCCAAGCGGAGAGCCAAGCGGTGCAGGATTAGGAGAGATGGCCGACTGCATGTCCTGTTCTGGTAAGGAGCCTGAGTGCAAGGAAGAACTGCTTAAGGACTACAACTCTGAAAGCTTAGACCAGAACGGCACTTTCCCAGATGCAAAGGACAAGACACCTGGCAGGCACCGACGCTTCACGGGTGACTCAGGCATTGAAATCTGCATATGTAACCAGGACCACCATGATGGTGATCTCAAGGAGTTGGATGGGTTCCTTGATGATGGATCCATGGACTTCTGCGATAGCTGCAGTGGCCACCCTCTGCATGGAAACGAGGAAGACGGGCTTTTCAGTGCCTCTGATGAGCAGCACCGAGACCATAGCCACCATCACCTCCCACGGCAGCCCGTGTGTGTGCTTCTGAACACCATAAATGAGCAGGACTCCCCGAACACTCATGCCAACACATCTCCTAGCTAA
- the WBP1L gene encoding WW domain binding protein 1-like isoform X1: MERRLLGAMAVLLFQALPEGLPASVEVAQDKETCIGIHNQSYICETGHCCGQSQCCNYYYELWWFWLVWTIIIILSCCCVCHHRRAKHRLQAQQRQHEINLIAYREAHNYSTLPFYFRFLPNYLLPPYEEVVNRPPTPPPPYSALHQQCIPPGSGSAAPDMRNLQPAQTGSLGAAGSNNGSLDSTAPSSIGGLESSTPLVERPSTKEPSGEPSGAGLGEMADCMSCSGKEPECKEELLKDYNSESLDQNGTFPDAKDKTPGRHRRFTGDSGIEICICNQDHHDGDLKELDGFLDDGSMDFCDSCSGHPLHGNEEDGLFSASDEQHRDHSHHHLPRQPVCVLLNTINEQDSPNTHANTSPS; this comes from the exons GATAAAGAAACCTGCATAGGAATCCACAATCAAAGTTATATCTGTGAAACAGGCCATTGCTGTGGACAGTCCCAGTGCTGCAATTATTATTATGAGCTCTGGT GGTTCTGGTTAGTGTGGACGATCATCATTATACTGAGTTGCTGTTGTGTCTGCCATCACCGACGTGCCAAACACAGACTCCAAGCACAACAGAGGCAGCATGAAATTAACCTGATTGCCTATCGCGAAGCTCATAACTACTCTACTCTACCATTTTATTTCC GATTTTTGCCAAATTATTTACTACCTCCCTATGAGGAAGTGGTGAACCGACCTCcgacccctcccccaccatataGTGCCTTACATCAGCAATGCATCCCGCCTGGCAGTGGCAGTGCGGCACCAGACATGAGAAACCTCCAGCCAGCCCAGACAGGCTCTCTGGGTGCAGCGGGAAGCAATAATGGAAGCTTAGACAGCACTGCGCCCTCCAGCATTGGAGGTCTGGAATCCTCGACTCCGCTAGTTGAGCGACCGTCCACCAAAGAGCCAAGCGGAGAGCCAAGCGGTGCAGGATTAGGAGAGATGGCCGACTGCATGTCCTGTTCTGGTAAGGAGCCTGAGTGCAAGGAAGAACTGCTTAAGGACTACAACTCTGAAAGCTTAGACCAGAACGGCACTTTCCCAGATGCAAAGGACAAGACACCTGGCAGGCACCGACGCTTCACGGGTGACTCAGGCATTGAAATCTGCATATGTAACCAGGACCACCATGATGGTGATCTCAAGGAGTTGGATGGGTTCCTTGATGATGGATCCATGGACTTCTGCGATAGCTGCAGTGGCCACCCTCTGCATGGAAACGAGGAAGACGGGCTTTTCAGTGCCTCTGATGAGCAGCACCGAGACCATAGCCACCATCACCTCCCACGGCAGCCCGTGTGTGTGCTTCTGAACACCATAAATGAGCAGGACTCCCCGAACACTCATGCCAACACATCTCCTAGCTAA